From Variimorphobacter saccharofermentans, one genomic window encodes:
- a CDS encoding DUF4340 domain-containing protein, translating to MTKRKRRNAVTLVSLLLVLVALIAFYFWYMNRDTDSTEDQDNNISLATLDPEQITSLRYKAKDADLTLIKEGELWKSEEQPDRPINQDHVESIINTVKVVNASRIISETTENLQDYGLDNPAAYVCATQKDGVTLTIQIGNRVSTKDGYYAMVNEDGKIYLLPTSYGSGLQYNDIDMTAVDETISFASEDIYYLKVDNRDGEDYEFVYDTNNSFDKTDSLYPWLIKQPYDEGYTADTSDLMELFGNYTSFDFGTCVDYSGKEFGKYGLEEPSHTIDIGYYETRTEALPTPEVDENTGEEITQKTYKDEKSLTLYIGNTDGNGNYYVRKEGSNLVQTMKEDTINKMLQVDVFSVINTFVCLPNIDTVDRISADIEGKSYVMEIKRSKDKDEEGKEITKATYYYNGEEVEEGVFKDVYQEVVSAQYDAEMKKDMGIGQGKPYLTISYQLNDENKTIKTASYFPYDDSFYAVDSGHGIRFLADKRKIDDIAAAIINFKTTEE from the coding sequence TGAACAGGGATACCGATAGTACAGAGGACCAGGATAATAACATATCCCTCGCAACCTTAGATCCTGAACAGATAACCTCTCTTCGTTATAAGGCGAAGGATGCAGATCTCACCCTGATTAAGGAAGGCGAACTGTGGAAATCAGAGGAGCAGCCGGATCGTCCGATCAATCAGGATCATGTAGAAAGCATTATCAATACGGTGAAAGTAGTTAATGCGTCACGTATTATAAGCGAAACCACAGAGAATCTTCAGGATTATGGACTGGATAATCCAGCTGCATACGTTTGTGCCACTCAGAAGGATGGAGTTACCTTAACTATTCAAATCGGGAATAGAGTGAGCACAAAGGACGGTTATTATGCAATGGTGAATGAGGATGGTAAGATATATCTTCTACCTACCTCATACGGCTCAGGACTACAATACAATGACATTGATATGACAGCAGTGGATGAGACCATCTCCTTTGCTTCCGAGGATATTTACTATCTGAAGGTCGACAACAGAGATGGTGAGGATTATGAATTTGTATATGACACGAATAATTCCTTCGATAAAACGGACTCATTGTATCCCTGGCTGATTAAGCAGCCATATGATGAGGGCTATACAGCAGATACCTCCGATCTTATGGAACTATTCGGCAATTATACCAGCTTTGACTTTGGTACCTGTGTAGACTATTCCGGTAAGGAATTTGGCAAGTATGGTCTGGAGGAACCTTCACACACTATTGATATCGGTTACTATGAAACACGCACCGAAGCACTTCCGACACCGGAGGTAGATGAGAATACCGGAGAAGAGATAACACAAAAGACCTATAAGGATGAGAAAAGTCTGACGCTTTATATAGGTAACACAGATGGTAATGGTAATTACTATGTTCGTAAAGAGGGCTCGAATTTGGTTCAGACCATGAAGGAGGATACCATCAATAAAATGCTTCAGGTTGATGTGTTTAGCGTAATTAATACCTTTGTGTGCCTACCCAATATAGACACGGTTGATCGAATCAGTGCAGACATTGAGGGTAAGTCCTATGTGATGGAAATTAAAAGGAGTAAGGATAAGGACGAGGAAGGAAAAGAAATAACCAAAGCAACTTACTACTATAACGGAGAAGAAGTGGAGGAAGGCGTATTTAAGGACGTATATCAGGAGGTTGTTAGTGCCCAATACGATGCGGAAATGAAAAAAGATATGGGAATAGGGCAAGGAAAGCCTTATCTAACGATCAGCTATCAACTGAATGATGAAAATAAAACAATTAAGACCGCCTCGTACTTCCCTTACGATGACAGCTTTTATGCAGTGGACAGCGGACATGGCATCCGTTTCCTGGCAGATAAAAGAAAGATTGATGATATAGCAGCTGCGATCATTAACTTTAAAACCACGGAGGAATAA
- a CDS encoding HIT family protein, whose protein sequence is MSCLICDRIEMIKNGTNPYFVYEMETGYVVVGDFQRFKGYTLFLCKRHVSELHELPKEFRIKYLEEMSLVAEAVYQVFHPDKLNYELLGNGDSHVHWHIFPRRDGDTPKRGPVWQLSAEELYHDQYRPDKESLQHMTLTLREKLIQYKKED, encoded by the coding sequence ATGTCCTGCTTAATATGTGATCGAATTGAAATGATCAAAAACGGAACTAATCCGTATTTCGTATATGAGATGGAGACCGGATATGTCGTAGTCGGAGATTTTCAAAGGTTTAAAGGCTATACTTTATTCCTATGTAAAAGACATGTATCGGAACTTCATGAGCTTCCGAAGGAATTTCGCATAAAATATCTGGAGGAAATGTCCCTGGTTGCCGAAGCAGTATATCAGGTATTTCATCCGGATAAGCTGAATTATGAATTGCTCGGTAACGGGGACTCCCATGTTCATTGGCACATCTTCCCGAGAAGAGATGGCGACACTCCTAAGCGAGGTCCCGTATGGCAGCTTTCTGCGGAGGAGTTGTATCACGATCAATATCGTCCGGATAAAGAGTCGTTACAGCATATGACATTAACCTTACGAGAGAAGCTAATACAGTATAAAAAGGAGGACTAA